In Bubalus kerabau isolate K-KA32 ecotype Philippines breed swamp buffalo chromosome 4, PCC_UOA_SB_1v2, whole genome shotgun sequence, one DNA window encodes the following:
- the ABCA5 gene encoding cholesterol transporter ABCA5 isoform X2: MSLLMAVIATASSLFPQSSCFVIFLLFFLYGLSSVFFALMLTPLFKKSKHVGIVEFLVTVAFGFVGLLIVLMESFPPSLVWLLSPFCQCTFLIGIAQVMHLEDVDEGALVSNLAEGPCPLIIAIMMLILNSIFYALLAVYLDQVVPGEFGLRRSSFYFLKPSYWSKSKRNYKELSEGNVNGNVSFSEIVEPVSSEFIGKEAIRISGIQKTHRKKGENVEALRSLSFDIYEGQITALLGHSGTGKSTLMNILCGLCPPSEGFASIYGHRVSEIDEMFEARKMIGICPQLDIHFDVLTVEENLSILASIKGIPANDVIQEVQRVLLDLDMQAIKDNQAKKLSGGQKRKLSLGIAILGNPKVLLLDEPTAGMDPCSRHIVWNLLKHRKADRVTVLSTHFMDEADILADRKAVISQGMLKCVGSSIFLKSKWGIGYRLSMYIDRYCATESLSSLVKQHIPAATLLQQNEQQLVYSLPFKDMDKFSGLFSALDSHSNLGVISYGVSMTTLEDVFLKLEVEAEIDQADYSVFSQQPQEEELDSKSFDEMEQSLLILSESKAALVSAKGLWRQQVFTIARFHFLNLRRESKSLRSVLLLLLIFFTVQIFMFLVHHSLKNAVVPIRLVPDLYFLKPGDQPDKYRTSLLLQNSTDSDISDLLSFFTNQNIMVTMFNDTDYMSAAPHSAALNVVRSERDYVFTAVFNSSMVYSLPVLMNIISNYYLYHSNVTESIQVWNTPFFQEITDIVFKIELYFQAALLGVIVTAMPPYFAMENAENHKIKAYTQLKLSGLLPSAYWLGQAIVDIPLFFVVLTLMIGSLFAFHYGLYFYAVKFLSVVFCLIGYVPSVVLFTYITSFTFKKIVNTKEFWSFIYSVTALACIAVTEITYFMGNTATVILHYIFCITIPIYPLLGCLISFIKITWKNLQRTEDTYDPWDSLLVAVISPYLHCVLWVFLLQYYEKKYGGRSLRKDPFFRTLSTKSKHRKFSEPPNNEDEDEDVKAERLKVKELMSCQCCEEKPAIMVNNLHKEYEDKKDFLPTRKVKKVANKYVSFCVKKGEILGLLGPNGAGKSTTINILVGDIEPTSGQVFLGDYSPHPAEDDDSVRCMGYCPQINPLWRDITLQEHLQIYGAVKGMRASDVQEVTDRITNALDLKEHLQKTVKKLPAGIRRKLCFALSMLGNPPVTLLDEPSTGMDPKAKQHMWRAIRTAFKNRKRAAILTTHYMEEAEAVCDRVAIMVSGRLRCIGTVQHLKSKYGKGYFLEIKLKDWIEDLEVDRLQREIQCIFPNASRQESFSTILAYKVPKEDVQSLSQSFSKLEEAKHTFAVEEYSFSQATLEQVFVELTKAQEEEDNTCGTLSSALWWERAQEDRVVF; encoded by the exons GTATTTTTTGCTTTAATGCTGacgcctctttttaaaaaatcaaagcatgTGGGAATAGTTGAATTTTTAGTCACGGTGGCTTTTGGATTTGTTGGCCTCTTGATAGTCCTCATGGAAAGTTTCCCCCCATCGTTAGTGTGGCTCCTCAGTCCCTTCTGTCAGTGCACTTTCCTGATTGGCATCGCACAG gtCATGCATTTAGAAGACGTTGATGAAGGTGCTTTAGTTTCTAATTTGGCTGAAGGCCCGTGTCCTCTAATCATTGCTATTATGATGCTGATTCTTAACAGCATTTTCTACGCCCTCTTGGCTGTTTATCTTGATCAAGTTGTTCCAG GAGAATTTGGCTTACGGAgatcatcattttattttctgaagccATCATATTGGTCGAAGAGCAAAAGGAATTATAAGGAGTTATCAGAGGGCAACGTGAATGGGAATGTTAGTTTTAGTGAAATTGTTGAGCCTGTTTCTTCAGAATTTATAGGAAAAGAAGCCATCAG AATCAGTGGTATTCAGAAGACCCACAGAAAGAAAGGTGAAAATGTAGAGGCTTTGAGAA GTTTATCGTTTGACATATACGAGGGCCAGATCACTGCCCTGCTTGGCCACAGCGGAACAGGAAAGAGCACCCTGATGAATATTCTGTGCGGGCTGTGCCCGCCCTCGGAGG ggTTCGCATCCATATATGGACACAGAGTCTCAGAAATAGATGAAATGTTTGAAGCCAGGAAAATGATCGGCATTTGTCCACAGCTAGACATACACTTTGATGTCCTGACGGTAGAGGAAAACTTGTCCATTTTGGCATCAATCAAAGGAATACCAGCCAATGATGTCATACAGGAA GTGCAGAGAGTCTTACTGGATTTAGACATGCAGGCTATCAAGGATAATCAGGCTAAAAAGTTAAGtggtggccaaaaaagaaaactgtctttAGGAATCGCTATTCTCGGGAACCCAAAG GTGCTGCTGTTGGACGAGCCAACAGCTGGAATGGACCCGTGTTCTCGTCACATTGTCTGGAATCTTCTGAAACACAGAAAAGCGGACCGGGTGACAGTGCTTAGCACTCACTTCATGGATGAAGCCGACATTCTTGCTG ATAGGAAGGCTGTCATATCACAAGGAATGTTAAAATGTGTTGGTTCTTCAATTTTTCTCAAAAGCAAATGGGGAATTGGCTACCGGCTGAG CATGTACATAGACAGATACTGTGCCACAGAATCTCTTTCTTCTCTGGTTAAACAACATATACCTGCGGCCACTTTGTTGCAACAGAATGAGCAGCAACTTGTGTACAGCTTGCCTTTCAAGGACATGGACAAATTTTCAG gctTATTTTCTGCTCTAGACAGTCATTCAAACTTAGGTGTTATTTCTTATGGTGTCTCCATGACGACTTTGGAAGATGTATTCTTAAAGCTAGAAGTTGAAGCGGAAATTGACCAAGCAG ATTACAGCGTGTTTTCTCAGCAGCCGCAAGAGGAAGAGTTGGATTCAAAATCCTTCGACGAGATGGAGCAGAGCTTGCTTATTCTCTCCGAAAGTAAGGCTGCTCTGGTGAGCGCCAAGGGCCTCTGGAGGCAGCAGGTGTTCACCATCGCCAGGTTTCACTTCCTCAACTTGAGACGTGAAAGCAAGTCCCTGAGATCTGT gttgcttctacttttaatatttttcacagtTCAGATTTTCATGTTTTTGGTACATCACTCTTTGAAAAATGCTGTGGTTCCCATCAGACTTGTTCCAGACTTATACTTCCTCAAACCCGGAGATCAACCCGATAAATACAGAACCAGTCTGCTCCTTCAGAACTCCACTG ACTCGGATATCAGTGACCTTCTTAGCTTTTTCACAAATCAGAACATAATGGTGACGATGTTTAATGACACTGACTACATGTCCGCCGCTCCCCACAGCGCAGCTCTGAACGTGGTGCGGTCAGAAAGG GACTATGTTTTTACTGCTGTTTTCAACAGTTCTATGGTTTACTCTTTACCCGTGTTGATGAATATCATTAGTAACTACTATCTTTACCATTCAAACGTCACTGAAAGCATCCAGGTCTGGAATACCCCATTCTTTCAG GAAATCACAGACATCGTTTTCAAAATCGAGCTGTACTTCCAAGCAGCTTTACTTGGGGTTATTGTTACCGCAATGCCTCCTTACTTCGCCATGGAAAATGCAGAGAATCACAAG atcaaaGCTTATACTCAGCTTAAACTCTCAGGTCTCTTGCCTTCTGCATATTGGCTCGGACAGGCTATTGTTGACATCCCCTTATTTTTTGTGGTCCTTACTTTGATGATAGGCAGTTTGTTTGCATTTCATTATGGATTATATTTTTATGCTGTCAAGTTCCTTTCTGTG GTTTTTTGTCTTATCGGTTATGTTCCATCAGTTGTTCTGTTTACCTACATTACGtctttcacctttaaaaaaattgtaaataccAAAGAATTTTGGTCATTTATCTATTCTGTG ACAGCGTTGGCTTGCATTGCAGTCACCGAAATAACttacttcatgggaaacacaGCTACAGTTATTCTTCATTATATCTTTTGCATTACCATTCCAATCTATCCGCTTCTAGGTTGCCTGATTAGTTTCATAAAG ATTACTTGGAAGAATCTTCAGAGAACTGAGGACACCTACGACCCGTGGGATAGCCTTCTGGTGGCTGTTATATCG CCGTACCTGCACTGTGTGCTGTGGGTCTTTCTCCTGCAGTACTACGAGAAAAAATATGGTGGCAGATCGTTAAGGAAGGATCCCTTTTTCAg GACTCTTTCGACAAAGTCCAAACACAGAAAGTTTTCAGAACCACCCAACAATGAGGATGAAGATGAAGATGTCAAAGCTGAAAGGCTGAAGGTCAAAGAGCTGATGAGCTGTCAGTGTTGTGAGGAG AAACCAGCCATTATGGTCAATAATCTGCATAAAGAATATGAAGACAAGAAAGATTTTCTTCCtacaagaaaagtaaagaaagtgGCAAATAAATATGTCTCCTTCTGTGTGAAAAAAG GAGAGATCTTGGGACTGTTGGGTCCAAATGGCGCAGGCAAAAGCACGACTATTAATATCCTGGTTGGTGACATTGAGCCAACTTCAGGCCAG GTCTTCCTAGGCGACTACTCTCCACACCCAGCTGAAGATGACGACTCTGTGAGGTGTATGGGCTACTGTCCCCAGATCAACCCCCTGTGGCGAGACATCACCCTGCAGGAGCACCTCCAGATCTACGGAGCTGTGAAAGGGATGAGAGCCAGTGACGTGCAGGAGGTCACGGATCG AATAACAAATGCACTTGATCTAAAAGAACACCTGCAGAAAACGGTGAAGAAACTTCCTGCAGGAATCAGGCGCAAG CTGTGCTTCGCCCTGAGCATGCTGGGGAACCCCCCGGTCACGCTGCTGGACGAGCCATCCACAGGCATGGATCCCAAAGCCAAGCAGCACATGTG GAGAGCGATTAGAACCGCATTCAAAAACAGGAAGCGGGCCGCTATCCTGACCACTCACTACATGGAGGAGGCGGAGGCCGTCTGCGACCGAGTGGCCATCATGGTGTCTGGGCGGCTGAG GTGTATTGGGACAGTCCAGCATCTGAAGAGTAAATATGGAAAAGGATACTTTTTGGAAATCAAATTAAAGGATTGGATAGAAGACCTGGAAGTAGACCGTCTTCAAAGAGAAATTCAGTGTATTTTCCCAAACGCAAGCCGTCAGGAAag tttttctacTATTCTGGCTTATAAAGTTCCTAAGGAAGACGTTCAGTCCCTTTCACAGTCTTTTTCTAAGCTGGAAGAAG CTAAACATACATTCGCTGTTGAAGAGTACAGCTTTTCTCAAGCAACGTTGGAACAG GTTTTTGTGGAACTCACGAAAGCGCAGGAGGAGGAAGACAACACGTGTGGCACCTTGAGCAGCGCGCTCTGGTGGGAAAGGGCGCAGGAGGACAGAGTCGTGTTTTGA